TCTTCAGAGTCGGTCTCTCTGGCCTCTAAAATGTGGCCAAATATCTGTGCCAACATCTTCCCCTTGAACCTGGTGCTGGGAGTTCACTTTTCTCTGCTTGATCTCTGAGCTACCGACTTAAGCCGTGCTCATGGAACCTTCTAATAGGGATGAAATGCCTATACCGGTGCCAGTGTTTTAAATTCTCAAACTATCGCCATCGCTATTAATAAACAGCCTAGCCTCACAGTTCCCCTGGGCCAGCCTAGACCCCACCAAGCGACTGACACGATTCCCCCAGAGTATCTTCTAGGGCCTCTTCCCGGCGGGTCGTGACTGTTTGGGGACAACCCCGCCCGCTGGGAATGACTAAATTAGCTGCGCGATTGCGGCAGGAATGCGGCGCGCAGGCACCTGATCTCGCGCGGTGGCTCCCAGTCTCCGTGTCCCGCTTTGGACCAAGCGCCTGGGCCTCCCGATCCTGTGTGCGAGGGGCGGAGGGAGGCACGAGGCACGAACACCCCGCAAGCGCACGCACACTTACTTTTCCCGTTTTACCGCCGAGTTGAGACGCCGGACTTTCCCGCGCTGGACAAGGCGTGGCCGCTCTGGCCTGGCCCTGCCCCCGTCCGGCCCCGCCCCCTCAGGTTGATGGCAGCAGCAGCTGGGACTGCAGCGGAGCCTGCAGCCGAGAGCCGCAGGCAGCGGCCGGAACTCGCTGGCCTGAACGCACCGACGCCTCCTCCCTCGTCCCTCCGCGTACCCCGGCCCGCTCCGCAGAGGAGTCGCATCGTGAGCACCTCCGCCCGGCTTAGGACCAGGtacccccctccctgcctccgcCACCGCAGCCAACGGCTCTAGAGGGGGCAGAGGTCTGCGCCCCCCCTTCCCCCGCCTCTAAATTCAGTCCGGCAGGGCGGACTTGGTGTCTATATTTGGCCGGACAGCGGCTGGCGAGGAGACACCTAGTCTCACACGAACGCACTGCCGgggcaggaggctggaggagggcgCGAGTAGGCCGGCCTTCAGGCCTGGGGCTGCAGAAGTGATTTGAAGGGCACATGGATGCCCGGGCTGGGGAAGGGCAGGAAGCAGTTGACCTTTGGGAGAACCTGCCATGTTCCCTTGAGAACAGTGGCAAGCATAGCTAAGCTCCTAGCTCCAGAAACTGAGGTCGAAGCACCTCAGAAAGAGGACCTCACCTCCTCCCTGCTTACACATCTGGTCCTTGCAGGCTCCCACCCTCAAGAGAACCTATTAGCCAGCACAGGAGGCATCGCACCCAAGAAGCTGGACTAAAGTGTGATATTTGTGTCAGATGACCACAGTCAGGGCTCCCCGAGAAATCGGTGCATGGTAAAATGGACGGAAGGAAGATCTGCCTTACACTACCTACTCCCGCATACCCAGACACCACGGGAACAGGGTTAACCGGAGGGCTTTTCCCTTGGCGAATCTGTAGAAAGAGACACGTCTGCTTGAATCTGCCAGCGATGTGAATGTGGGCTCTTGAGGGCTGCAGTCCTACCTGCTAGGGTTCAGTGACTAAGAGTGTGCTGAGTGGGGCGCCTGTAGGAGGGACAAACACTTGCAAAGAGGTGCTCATCCATGCCTAGCAGCAGGAGGGGACCCACTGACACTGCTCCTCCAAACATTCAGTCGGGCAGGAAGTTTCAGCCCTGTGTCAGCCTCTGCCATTCCTCCTAGCTTGTGTGTCTACGAAGTGGTGAGACCCCCCTCCCGCCCGCATCCTTGTCCCTCATATTAAACATGAGACAGGTGCCAAAAACCTGCCTCTGACTTTGGTCACTTTGAAGATCCTTGACAGATAATCCTACTTCCTCGCTCCTCCCTCCCACAGCTCACAGGATTAAGGACCAGCCTGCCTCTAGGCTCTGATATCTTTGCCCCAGCCATGAGCCGGCGAGTGGTTCGGCAAAGCAAGTTCCGCCATGTGTTTGGTCAGGCAGCAAAGGCCGACCAGGCCTATGAGGACATCCGGGTATCCAAGGTCACATGGGACAGCGCCTTCTGTGCCGTCAACCCCAAATTTCTAGCCATTATTGTGGAGGCTGGAGGTGGAGGCGCCTTCATTGTCCTGCCTCTGGCCAAGGTGAGGGATTCGGGGAAGGAAGTAACTGGGAGGGCACTGGGCCCGGGGTCTCTGGGATATCCCACACCAGCCTTTTCTCACTGAAGTCCAGGCctccaactgaaaggcagtctgTGCGGATTGGATACTCTGTCTTTGCCAAACCCACAAAGAATGGTGGGGAAGGGCAATAGCAGGGTGACCTGTGCCGCTCTCTAGGCCATGAAGCGCCATGTTGCTAGCAGAAACCAAGATGGGAGTTAATAATGGAGATGGTTAGGATGCAGCAGACTAAGATCCAATCAGACTCTGACCTTATCTTTCCCTAGtgtctgagagagacagagacagagacagaggacaggaggagggagggagagagagagagagagagagagagagagagagagagagagagagaggagcatgtTCAGACTCTGATCCTGGGAGTGGGATGAAACTACAAAGCCAGAGCCCTCCTCTGCACACGAGGGAAAGGAAGGGGCCGGGCACGAACTGCCACCTTTGCAGACACTTAGCCATCTGTACCCCATGATAGATACCCCAAAGCATAACCTTGACCTAGATACCAAGCCCTATACCTTGCTAAAGAAGGCCTCGCATGTGGCAGGGGCGGGAAGAGACCTGACAATAGCCTATGACTCACGCTGGACAATGCAGACACCGTCCAGAGACACCATCCCAAGGGCTCACATTTCAGCCAGAGCCGCCTCCTCCGGCCGTATGACTGCCATTTAGACACCCTCTCTCCCAACTTCGTGCTCTGGGCCAATGCCAAGCCCGCAGAGTCTTCATAGCTCCCACGATTTACTCATGAAGACAAAATGAAGAGTGAGCGGCAGCCCCGGGTAAGGGAGATTCAGCACTGAGATCACCTACTGCTCCAGGCTCCAAGGTGAACCCGAGGGAGAGAGGGCTGCCTCAGGGCCTAAGCCACTGCATTCAGGGTCACTCACTTACACCTCTTTCTCCAGGGACTTGCCCAAGGTACTCAAGTACATCCTCCTCACAGGAttccccagcccagccctgggaAGACCACGGCAAGATCAGCCTAGGCCAATAAACATAATGAGACTTCATGTTGGAAAACAAAATCCTTCTCTAAATGTCTTTTGAAGAACACGGGACTGTAATTCCAGTCTGTGTTCTGTGTCCTGCTGTGCGCCCATCCTGCCTCTCTGAATCAGATTCCCTAAGGCAAACGATTTCACTCTGCGTCTCCAGCAAAGTTCAAGTAGACTGGGGGTGGGGCGAGGTTAGAGACTAAGAAAGGTTcgcaaaaagaaaaccaataacaCAGAATCGAGAGGTAAACAAATCTACCGCCCACTCCAAAACCACTTACAGGAGAACAAGTGCCTGGGATGCAGCTAAGTGGTTGACCATTTACTTAGCGAGCGCCAGacctgggttccgttcccagcagtGCTTGTGAGTGCACGtgccacacacgcacacgcacacgcacacacacacacaaatgcatgacAGTGGTCCCATATCTCCTTCTCTGACCCCTCCAGACAGGACGAGTGGATAAGAACTACCCACTGGTCACTGGACACACTGGCCCTGTGTTGGACATTGACTGGTGCCCACACAATGACAACGTCATCGCCAGTGCCTCAGATGACACCACTGTCATGGTAGGAGCCAAGGGGATGCTGCTAGGCTgggcaggggagaagggaggtgcCTCACCTGTGCTGGGGAAGGTGATAGAAGGGGCAGAGGCTGGGAGATTTGCCCTGTCCTGCCCAGTTCCCAGATTATTTTTAGTTAAATACATACTGGCGCCCTCCCAGAATGCACTGCCTAGAACTAATTATAACCATGGACAACTTGGGGCCCTAAGAGCAGGGGTGCAGCACTCTGAAGTTTTCTTGACAGAGTGAGTGAGGTAGTCTTTGGAGAGGTCGCAATACTGCTGGGTTCTGAACTGCTGCTTCCAGGTGCTGGTACTGCCAGGCTTTGCCCTGTATTTGACCCGTACCACTCAAGAGGACTTATAGCACTAAGTGGGCGGAGCCACCTCTGTATCCCACCTACTTGTTGCCTTTCTTTCTACCTAGGTGTGGCAGATTCCAGACTACACCCCAGTGCGAAACATCACAGAACCTGTCATCACACTCGAGGGCCACTCCAAGCGTGTGGGCATCCTGTCTTGGCATCCTACTGCCAGGAATGTCCTGCTCAGTGCAGGTCTGGGGTGGGGCTATGGAGGGTCGCTACCATAGACGTGGGGGAGAGTGAGGAAGGCGGGGCTCAGGTGATATGCCTGGTCACTCTGGACAGGTGGTGATAATGTGATCATCATCTGGAATGTGGGCACTGGGGAGGTACTGCTGAGCCTAGACGACATACACCCTGACGTCATCCACAGCGTGTGTTGGAACAGCAATGGTAGCCTGCTAGCCACCACTTGCAAGGACAAGACCTTGCGTATCATTGACCCCCGGAAGAGTCAAGTGGTTGCGGTGAGTACCTGGCCTAGCTGGCTATTCCCTAG
The genomic region above belongs to Rattus rattus isolate New Zealand chromosome 9, Rrattus_CSIRO_v1, whole genome shotgun sequence and contains:
- the Coro6 gene encoding coronin-6 isoform X5, giving the protein MSRRVVRQSKFRHVFGQAAKADQAYEDIRVSKVTWDSAFCAVNPKFLAIIVEAGGGGAFIVLPLAKTGRVDKNYPLVTGHTGPVLDIDWCPHNDNVIASASDDTTVMVWQIPDYTPVRNITEPVITLEGHSKRVGILSWHPTARNVLLSAGGDNVIIIWNVGTGEVLLSLDDIHPDVIHSVCWNSNGSLLATTCKDKTLRIIDPRKSQVVAERARPHEGARPLRAVFTADGKLLSTGFSRMSERQLALWDPNNFEEPVALQEMDTSNGVLLPFYDPDSSIVYLCGKGDSSIRYFEITDEPPFVHYLNTFSSKEPQRGMGFMPKRGLDVSKCEIARFYKLHERKCEPIVMTVPRKICSRMTYTRTRLAPSQPWKLMSGYRVRMQNLCSFR